From Gimesia panareensis, the proteins below share one genomic window:
- a CDS encoding anti-phage deoxyguanosine triphosphatase has protein sequence MEDHWILRRREDEEGYPRKTFNDPDSENYESQFLRDKARIIHSSAFRRLQSKTQVFSLGDSDFYRTRLTHTLEVAQIGASIASHLRVSTPQDQISTLIPSNSLIEAICLAHDLGHPPYGHGGEYALNQFMYQHGGFEGNGQTLRIVCRLGEFSEQHGLDLTRRTLLGLLKYPATHAQVANYDQVQSQQSESSSKLALYKPPKCIHDDDADLLEWIIEPFSTSDRAVLTEIKPNPKGHAKTIRKSFDTSIMELADDIAYGVHDLEDAIAMGLVSEKIWAAEVMSQLPTFTDARLADVITRYTEKLFSGSHKQLKHGISNIVGGLIRDIEIRDLESGEHELIRYNACLKTDSAAILNILKNFVFKHVIKQRQNQILELKGQMIVEKLFQALLDNPERLLKPDEFESYRASGSQRILSDYVSGMTDVYASRLYSNLFLPQSGSLFDQL, from the coding sequence ATGGAAGATCACTGGATATTACGCCGGCGGGAGGATGAAGAAGGCTATCCCCGCAAGACGTTTAACGATCCCGACTCGGAAAACTATGAATCGCAGTTCCTGCGCGATAAAGCCCGGATTATTCACTCGTCCGCGTTCCGTCGACTGCAGTCGAAAACGCAGGTCTTCTCGCTGGGGGACAGCGACTTCTACCGCACCCGCCTGACGCACACCCTCGAAGTCGCGCAGATTGGTGCCAGCATCGCCTCACATCTTCGAGTCTCCACCCCTCAGGATCAGATTTCCACCCTGATTCCCTCTAACAGTCTGATCGAAGCCATCTGCCTGGCCCACGATCTGGGCCACCCACCTTACGGGCACGGCGGTGAATATGCGCTGAATCAATTCATGTATCAACATGGCGGCTTCGAAGGCAATGGGCAGACCCTGCGGATCGTCTGTCGCCTGGGCGAATTTTCGGAGCAGCATGGCCTCGATCTCACCCGCCGCACCCTGCTGGGATTGTTAAAATACCCCGCCACGCATGCCCAGGTTGCGAACTACGATCAGGTTCAGTCGCAGCAGAGCGAGTCCAGTTCGAAACTCGCCCTCTATAAACCGCCCAAGTGCATTCACGACGACGATGCCGACCTGCTCGAGTGGATTATTGAGCCCTTTTCTACTTCCGATCGCGCGGTCCTGACCGAAATCAAACCCAATCCGAAAGGGCACGCGAAAACGATCCGCAAATCCTTCGATACCTCGATCATGGAACTGGCCGACGACATCGCCTACGGTGTGCACGACCTGGAAGACGCGATCGCCATGGGGCTGGTTTCCGAAAAGATCTGGGCAGCCGAAGTCATGTCGCAGCTGCCCACCTTCACCGATGCCAGACTGGCAGACGTCATCACCCGCTACACGGAAAAACTGTTTTCCGGTTCGCACAAACAGCTCAAACACGGCATCAGTAACATCGTGGGGGGACTGATCCGCGACATTGAAATTCGGGACCTCGAGTCAGGCGAGCACGAGCTGATCCGCTATAACGCCTGCCTGAAAACAGACTCGGCTGCGATCCTGAATATTCTCAAAAACTTCGTGTTCAAACACGTCATCAAACAGCGGCAGAATCAGATTCTGGAACTCAAAGGGCAGATGATTGTCGAGAAACTCTTCCAGGCCCTGCTCGATAATCCGGAACGACTGCTCAAGCCGGATGAATTCGAAAGCTATCGGGCATCCGGTTCCCAGCGGATTCTCTCGGACTATGTTTCGGGCATGACCGATGTCTACGCCAGCCGGCTCTACAGTAACCTGTTTCTACCCCAGTCCGGATCGCTGTTTGACCAGCTCTGA
- a CDS encoding TadE/TadG family type IV pilus assembly protein: MQLTQHRNLRLPHVQQRSGAVSVEMAIVAPFFFLLIFGLVEFTRMGMVKQALTDSARAGCRKAVLVGTITTSDAEAVIRNHLQTTIASANDASLCRISFDPAQLEGLESGTTITATVEVNYADVSWIVPTFLNKTVLRGQSTMKRE; encoded by the coding sequence ATGCAGCTCACGCAGCATCGAAATTTACGATTGCCTCATGTTCAACAGCGTTCTGGTGCCGTTTCCGTCGAGATGGCCATTGTCGCTCCCTTCTTCTTTCTCCTGATTTTCGGTCTGGTCGAATTTACCAGGATGGGCATGGTCAAACAGGCCCTCACCGATTCTGCCCGGGCCGGCTGTCGCAAAGCAGTTCTCGTCGGCACCATCACCACCTCTGACGCGGAAGCCGTCATCCGCAATCATCTGCAGACCACGATCGCCAGCGCTAATGATGCCAGCCTCTGCCGCATCAGTTTTGACCCGGCCCAGCTGGAAGGGCTGGAATCGGGCACCACCATCACTGCTACCGTCGAAGTGAATTACGCCGACGTTTCCTGGATTGTTCCCACCTTTCTGAATAAGACTGTCCTGCGAGGCCAGTCAACCATGAAACGGGAATGA
- a CDS encoding TadE/TadG family type IV pilus assembly protein codes for MLIHRKTVLAQNSSQRKGVAAVECALVAPLLVLITMGAIDSGQFVNMAQVVNDASYAGARQASQNTALNQSEVRATVLNYVAQQCPHISATQLDSAITVNVYRSLNVSLLGGDLTAVLNGDLTTILSGEPVAVQVIFRYDSVRWLNGFPGLGGRSLETTTFMRRE; via the coding sequence ATGCTCATACATCGCAAGACGGTTTTGGCTCAGAACTCCTCTCAACGCAAAGGCGTCGCGGCAGTGGAATGTGCCCTGGTGGCACCACTGCTGGTGCTGATTACCATGGGCGCTATCGACTCCGGGCAGTTTGTCAATATGGCCCAGGTGGTTAATGATGCCTCTTATGCGGGCGCACGACAGGCCTCACAGAATACAGCCCTCAACCAGTCCGAAGTCAGAGCAACTGTCCTGAATTACGTTGCCCAGCAGTGTCCGCATATCTCGGCCACGCAACTGGACAGTGCCATCACGGTCAATGTCTACCGCAGTCTGAATGTATCACTGCTCGGAGGTGATTTAACCGCAGTTTTAAATGGTGACCTCACTACGATCCTCTCGGGGGAACCGGTGGCGGTGCAGGTGATCTTTCGCTATGACTCGGTGCGCTGGTTAAACGGCTTTCCGGGACTGGGTGGCAGATCACTTGAGACGACCACGTTCATGCGACGTGAATGA
- a CDS encoding DUF1853 family protein — MHEDPQFRQSRALRDLQWAIESPTLITDSAADIQPPRLPDFDQIDFRELESFLVPYSRFRIGEYFEGLILYWLERIRGVKIIAQHQQVFENGQTVGEIDFLFEDESGVLTYWETAVKFYLYFPAANRTGSHFVGPNVKDTFEKKIHRLFKHQLPLSQQHYPDVIQRRAMVKGCIFYHPDDEQPGELPARLVPGHAQASWLRCSELSRLLAPAQNPLFLIREKPDWLSPALCSPADPDLLCYDKLQHHLENHFQTSPRPILISVLTE, encoded by the coding sequence ATGCATGAGGATCCCCAATTCAGACAGTCACGCGCCCTCCGCGATCTGCAGTGGGCCATCGAAAGTCCCACGCTGATTACTGATTCCGCTGCCGACATCCAGCCTCCCCGCCTGCCGGACTTCGATCAGATCGACTTCCGGGAACTGGAATCGTTCCTGGTTCCGTATTCCCGCTTTCGCATCGGCGAGTATTTCGAGGGGCTGATTCTCTACTGGCTCGAACGGATTCGTGGTGTCAAAATCATCGCCCAGCATCAGCAGGTCTTTGAAAACGGGCAGACCGTCGGTGAAATTGATTTCCTGTTTGAAGACGAATCTGGCGTGCTGACGTACTGGGAGACCGCCGTCAAATTTTATCTCTATTTCCCCGCAGCCAACCGGACCGGCAGCCACTTTGTCGGCCCGAATGTCAAAGATACCTTCGAAAAGAAAATACACCGACTCTTCAAGCATCAGCTCCCCTTGAGTCAGCAGCATTATCCGGATGTGATCCAGCGCCGTGCCATGGTCAAAGGGTGTATCTTCTATCATCCCGATGATGAGCAACCCGGTGAATTACCAGCCAGACTCGTACCAGGGCATGCACAAGCCTCCTGGCTACGCTGTTCCGAGCTCTCCCGGCTTCTGGCTCCAGCACAGAACCCGCTGTTTCTCATCCGGGAAAAACCGGACTGGCTCTCCCCCGCACTCTGCAGCCCTGCGGATCCTGATCTGCTCTGCTATGACAAACTGCAGCACCATCTGGAAAACCATTTTCAAACGTCCCCTCGCCCCATTCTGATCAGCGTCTTAACCGAATAG
- a CDS encoding LolA-like protein: protein MKCLQPLCLIRKTSRLIPVLLLLIPVSVSAAPESAKQSEADSKLQNLIRELERNEALYQDLELKLQERYEQPPGNAHPKWKVENRTEYSILVQGQKFREEETKAGQFRVMPQRNQKNQKFFIEGRDSTLSMFDGTTYRRFNETDYESVLAGGKRTQSKRGEVSDLPKRLDNFARPHMLLQLRYPYVPLSNYLSGQKAMVNYPGLPPYPQPFQVKVQIEGTGEIQGLKCTKVVIEQLNDSDVRFAKQILWLAHERNLIPVKIITYRDQLSEEKPIEEAFIDEWQELGTGVWFPQKAHIDHYNFVLYKYNGTYELDWRRHLNVKQVTLHPEVQQQVFTKLNFPQGTTVRVRKDHKQSKYKVGEEEQKPAKKE, encoded by the coding sequence GTGAAATGCCTGCAGCCTTTATGTTTGATCCGAAAGACATCCCGCCTGATCCCGGTCCTGCTGTTGCTGATTCCGGTCTCCGTGTCAGCCGCCCCAGAGTCGGCGAAACAATCCGAAGCGGACAGCAAATTACAGAACCTGATCAGAGAACTGGAACGAAACGAAGCGCTCTACCAGGATCTGGAACTCAAGTTGCAGGAGCGCTATGAACAGCCTCCCGGAAATGCTCATCCCAAATGGAAGGTGGAAAACAGGACCGAATACTCGATCCTGGTCCAGGGCCAGAAGTTCCGGGAAGAGGAAACTAAGGCCGGCCAGTTCAGAGTGATGCCACAGCGGAATCAGAAAAACCAGAAGTTTTTCATCGAGGGGAGGGATTCCACGCTGTCCATGTTTGATGGAACAACTTACCGCCGATTCAATGAAACTGATTATGAGTCTGTCCTCGCTGGCGGCAAACGCACCCAGAGCAAACGGGGAGAGGTCTCAGATTTGCCCAAGCGACTGGATAACTTCGCGCGGCCTCACATGCTGCTGCAGCTGCGTTATCCGTATGTTCCACTTTCGAACTACCTTAGCGGACAGAAAGCGATGGTCAATTATCCGGGACTTCCGCCGTATCCCCAGCCCTTCCAGGTCAAAGTTCAGATTGAAGGGACCGGGGAGATTCAGGGACTGAAATGCACGAAGGTCGTCATCGAACAGTTGAACGACAGCGATGTCCGTTTCGCAAAACAGATCCTGTGGCTGGCACACGAGCGGAACCTGATTCCGGTGAAAATTATCACGTATCGTGACCAATTATCCGAAGAAAAGCCGATTGAAGAAGCGTTCATCGACGAATGGCAGGAGCTGGGAACCGGTGTCTGGTTCCCCCAGAAAGCTCACATCGATCACTACAATTTCGTTTTATATAAATATAATGGAACATACGAACTCGACTGGCGGAGGCATCTCAACGTCAAACAGGTCACGCTCCATCCCGAGGTGCAGCAGCAGGTCTTTACGAAGCTGAATTTCCCGCAGGGAACCACGGTGAGAGTCCGTAAAGATCATAAGCAGAGTAAATACAAAGTCGGCGAAGAGGAACAGAAACCAGCGAAAAAAGAATGA
- a CDS encoding leucine-rich repeat domain-containing protein: MAQYRKLIFFLILGQSFLISIHLVKAQSNLKSPPVASEDPSFLSIPVTVSGESHFTLDLKNATVKQLAVAGNGKVVAFTSGNRRLTVILVSAKSQTDPLSLDREPLMLALTPDGLRCALGYSDAIEIINLTTRKKEHTLKVDLSPGDILKFSPDGSALFRAGEGHLFRYEKTQGYPEKKLCDFDTPVRNLTFSPNSRRVATSHAGNVVHIRDAQTGNSLRNWNIVDLIQGLGYSADGKELNLLVQGNAQIWDAQNGTLLRKVKLKQRMFMHPDTPPWGTGGADDRSYSSVEKIPGKRRIQIQFQFHTNPIHARVASSDGQLFTLRSRDGKTTVAPVTSILGQKREQIQAELESLGVSVSHYSSSFRIYTNSLDTRIATLINQLNPLGEVSELTIRGRKIDPEALNILFRGAGIPELTLNHATPQTLEALSRNDRLTQLYLRDTDLQDESLAPLAALTSLRVVSLTGAEFTGSGLKYLKNSAGMTRLSLSSTGITDANMPHLKVFTQLHSLDLSQTNITDAGLDSIQNLHRLNRLSLGYTSVTGAGLTNLANMHELQELRLQKTRITEAGLEALRQLKNLRQLDLSSASLSAKAARQLAGCQNLQYLTLNHADLTDDTLAALDNLPNLETLNLSQTKITGAGFAKLTSLPHLRSVSLWNSQLNDAGLQALCRFPSISSLNIRSTKVTDAGLSALAQLPGLYSLECASNAITGQGLEFLAATPRLSTLDLSGTALNDSAAAYLGAARSLSSINLSGTQVGDQTLQSLGKLQRLQSLDLTESRVTDAGREAFKSLSRLSSLSLKGTAISDAMLENLAGCHSLRQLNLADTNVTDAGLKPISGLTSLTSLDLSGTKVTSEGMKSVARLSKLYNLFLTRTAIDDRGLDNLASLTSLINLGIRETGITGAGFRHLTACKGLSSLYLPGVRVTDEDLVHIGQFTNLSSLILRDTQITGAGMKHLADLQRLGSLDLSHTKVDDTGLQALSGLSNLTSLRLQGTQVSDAGIVHLSDMKKLRTLDLASTKAGNGALQVVGTLPLLTELNFSQTNVEDTGLPALQDLIELRRLYLSETSISDAGIASLGSMPQLQSLDLSKTEVSDQIANHLQKYPRLEYVSLRDTVLTDSGLAVLLKIPSLTSLDLSRTQVTNEGLKSLPHRMGMLILNGTDITDAAWPYILKSSQLRSIGIGNTRSGQMNLQQLRSLTNLKSITLDPGLLTSENIEILNTLPDLKSLWIADSEISLEQLNRISQLKHITDVLFRSVSFPDQAIQQLGKLEQISSLTIRQSSLSRQAVSQLQGSLPHCSVYYTPER; this comes from the coding sequence ATGGCTCAATACCGAAAGCTGATCTTTTTTTTGATTCTGGGGCAGAGCTTTCTGATCTCAATTCATCTCGTGAAGGCACAGTCGAACCTGAAGTCCCCTCCAGTCGCCTCAGAAGATCCTTCGTTCCTGTCGATCCCCGTTACTGTCTCTGGTGAATCTCATTTCACTCTGGATCTGAAAAATGCCACAGTGAAGCAACTGGCGGTTGCCGGTAATGGAAAGGTGGTCGCTTTTACTTCGGGAAACAGACGCCTGACAGTCATTCTGGTCTCTGCTAAATCCCAAACTGATCCCCTGAGTCTGGATCGCGAGCCACTGATGTTGGCACTCACGCCTGATGGTTTGAGATGCGCTCTGGGGTACTCCGATGCGATTGAGATCATCAATCTCACCACGCGTAAAAAAGAACATACACTCAAAGTCGATCTCTCCCCCGGCGACATTCTGAAATTCTCCCCCGATGGGAGCGCTTTGTTTCGGGCCGGTGAAGGGCACCTGTTTCGTTATGAGAAAACGCAGGGCTATCCGGAGAAAAAATTGTGTGACTTTGACACCCCAGTCCGCAATCTGACTTTCTCGCCGAACAGCCGTCGTGTTGCGACCTCACATGCAGGGAACGTGGTCCACATTCGGGACGCTCAGACCGGTAACTCCCTCAGGAACTGGAACATTGTTGATCTGATCCAGGGGCTGGGATATTCAGCAGACGGGAAGGAACTCAACCTGCTGGTCCAGGGGAATGCACAGATCTGGGATGCGCAGAACGGGACGCTGCTCCGCAAGGTGAAACTTAAACAGCGGATGTTTATGCACCCGGACACGCCTCCCTGGGGAACAGGTGGTGCAGATGACCGCTCGTATTCCTCTGTCGAAAAGATTCCCGGAAAGCGGCGGATTCAAATTCAGTTTCAGTTCCACACGAATCCGATTCATGCGCGGGTCGCGAGCTCAGACGGCCAATTGTTCACCCTGAGAAGCAGGGACGGGAAAACAACGGTCGCCCCGGTCACTTCCATTCTGGGACAGAAACGGGAGCAGATCCAGGCGGAGTTAGAATCGTTGGGGGTGTCTGTCAGCCATTATTCTTCCAGCTTTAGAATCTATACCAATTCCCTGGATACCCGGATCGCAACACTGATCAACCAGTTGAATCCATTGGGCGAGGTGAGTGAACTCACCATTCGGGGACGGAAGATCGATCCGGAAGCACTCAATATACTCTTTCGCGGTGCAGGTATCCCCGAATTGACGCTCAACCACGCTACCCCCCAGACGCTGGAAGCGCTCTCCCGGAATGACAGACTGACGCAGCTGTATCTCAGGGACACTGACCTGCAGGACGAGTCTCTGGCTCCCCTGGCAGCACTGACCTCGCTCAGAGTTGTCTCCCTGACAGGTGCTGAGTTCACCGGAAGTGGGTTGAAATATCTGAAAAACTCGGCCGGCATGACCAGACTTTCCCTCAGCAGCACAGGTATCACAGATGCGAACATGCCCCACCTGAAAGTCTTTACTCAATTGCACAGCCTGGATCTCAGCCAGACCAATATTACTGATGCCGGCCTCGATTCGATCCAGAATCTGCACCGACTCAACAGGCTCTCACTGGGGTATACCAGCGTGACCGGGGCCGGTTTAACCAATCTGGCAAACATGCATGAACTGCAGGAACTCAGACTGCAAAAGACCAGGATCACCGAAGCGGGCCTGGAAGCACTCCGACAGCTGAAAAATCTGAGACAACTCGATTTGTCCAGCGCCAGCCTGTCAGCGAAAGCAGCCCGGCAACTGGCCGGTTGTCAGAATCTGCAATACCTGACACTGAATCATGCCGATCTGACGGACGATACACTGGCCGCCCTGGACAATCTGCCAAATCTGGAAACCCTCAATTTAAGTCAGACCAAAATCACGGGGGCCGGTTTCGCGAAACTGACGAGTCTACCTCATTTGCGGAGTGTAAGCCTCTGGAACAGTCAGCTGAATGATGCGGGATTGCAGGCACTCTGTCGGTTTCCCAGTATCAGTTCACTAAATATCCGCAGCACAAAGGTGACGGATGCAGGCTTATCCGCACTGGCACAACTACCGGGGTTATATAGCCTGGAATGTGCCTCGAACGCGATCACGGGGCAAGGATTGGAATTTCTGGCGGCAACGCCTCGTTTAAGTACATTGGATTTATCAGGGACCGCGCTCAACGACTCGGCTGCAGCGTACCTCGGGGCTGCCCGCAGTTTGAGCAGTATTAATTTAAGCGGTACGCAGGTGGGGGACCAGACTCTACAATCGCTGGGAAAACTCCAGAGGCTTCAGTCGTTGGATCTGACCGAATCCAGGGTGACCGATGCGGGCAGAGAGGCGTTCAAGTCCTTATCTCGTCTCTCTAGTCTCTCTCTGAAGGGGACCGCAATCAGTGATGCTATGCTGGAAAACCTGGCTGGATGTCATAGTCTGAGACAACTGAATCTTGCTGACACTAATGTCACGGATGCCGGTCTGAAACCGATTTCAGGTCTGACCTCTCTGACGTCACTCGATTTGTCCGGCACAAAAGTCACCAGTGAGGGTATGAAGTCAGTCGCTCGCTTGTCCAAATTATATAACCTCTTCCTAACCAGGACTGCCATTGACGACAGGGGATTGGATAATCTTGCATCACTCACATCACTGATCAATCTCGGAATTCGTGAGACTGGTATTACAGGGGCAGGATTTCGACACCTTACGGCCTGCAAAGGTCTCTCCTCTTTGTATTTACCCGGTGTCAGAGTGACCGACGAGGATCTGGTACACATTGGCCAGTTCACAAATCTGTCGAGCCTGATACTCAGAGATACTCAAATTACGGGGGCCGGGATGAAGCATCTTGCTGACCTGCAACGATTAGGTTCGCTCGATCTAAGTCACACTAAAGTAGATGACACAGGCCTGCAGGCATTGTCAGGACTTTCAAATTTGACGTCTCTCAGGCTTCAGGGGACGCAGGTCTCCGATGCTGGAATCGTGCATCTGTCCGACATGAAAAAGCTGAGGACACTCGATCTGGCTTCGACTAAGGCCGGAAATGGGGCACTGCAAGTCGTAGGGACTTTACCCCTGCTGACGGAGTTAAATTTTAGTCAGACCAACGTGGAAGATACAGGCCTGCCCGCCCTGCAGGATCTCATTGAATTAAGAAGACTCTACCTGAGTGAGACCAGCATCAGTGATGCTGGCATCGCGTCCCTGGGTTCGATGCCCCAACTGCAGTCGCTCGATCTGTCAAAGACTGAGGTGTCAGATCAAATCGCAAACCACCTTCAGAAATATCCTCGTTTGGAATATGTGTCGCTGAGGGATACAGTGCTTACCGATTCCGGACTGGCAGTTTTGCTGAAAATACCTTCCCTGACGAGTCTTGATCTGAGCCGGACTCAGGTGACCAACGAGGGACTGAAATCACTTCCCCACAGAATGGGAATGCTTATTCTGAATGGAACGGACATCACAGATGCAGCCTGGCCGTACATTCTCAAATCTTCTCAGCTGAGATCCATTGGGATCGGTAACACGCGCTCCGGTCAAATGAATCTGCAGCAACTGCGCTCCTTGACAAATCTGAAATCAATTACGCTGGATCCAGGACTGCTCACTTCAGAAAATATTGAGATCCTGAATACACTGCCAGACCTGAAATCACTCTGGATTGCCGACTCTGAGATCAGCCTGGAACAGCTGAATCGCATCAGTCAGTTAAAACACATCACAGATGTGCTTTTTCGGTCTGTTTCCTTTCCAGACCAGGCGATTCAGCAACTGGGCAAGCTGGAACAGATTTCCTCCTTAACAATTCGTCAATCCAGTCTTTCCCGCCAGGCTGTCTCACAACTGCAGGGATCGCTCCCTCACTGTTCTGTCTATTACACACCTGAGAGATGA
- a CDS encoding pilus assembly protein TadG-related protein has protein sequence MRGNRTLKTTAGRTRKRKGAIAVFTAVLMVPLLGMVAFTVDYGYILKKRADLQRAADAAVLAAVRDLLPDADGYQDLALVRSRVREYVAYNLKDIPDFVVLDSDIQIGRYDPSTVYDNFTLLNWGTFDTVRVKLRFDEQANSPVSLFFARILGINDSAVSATSTAILQKGSLLTPGVGVLPFTIPKSEWDNTKLGDVWSIYGDGRLEDNIGATIPGNWGTLDIGGSLNSTEDMRDQILNGLRQFDLDALHEQGRIPSNEYIDSRVPLNMSGDPGLSSGLKLAVQAIEGQKRLIPIYDSAVGDGSHVDFHVVGWAVCEVIDSHWGGDKNTYLRIKKSYTYDALLRPQTDLSITTDLVEGAFAAPAMVE, from the coding sequence ATGCGTGGAAATCGGACATTGAAAACAACTGCAGGCCGTACGCGAAAACGCAAAGGAGCGATCGCTGTCTTCACAGCGGTGTTAATGGTCCCCCTGCTGGGCATGGTCGCGTTTACAGTCGACTATGGATACATCCTGAAAAAGCGGGCGGATCTGCAGCGGGCAGCCGATGCCGCGGTACTGGCCGCGGTCAGGGATCTGCTTCCCGATGCGGACGGCTATCAGGATCTGGCTCTCGTCAGGTCACGTGTCCGTGAATATGTCGCTTATAATCTGAAAGACATTCCGGATTTCGTCGTCCTCGATTCCGATATCCAGATTGGCCGCTACGATCCCTCAACAGTTTACGACAACTTTACGCTGCTGAACTGGGGAACGTTCGATACCGTGCGCGTCAAACTCCGCTTTGACGAGCAGGCCAACTCCCCCGTCTCGCTGTTCTTCGCCCGCATCCTGGGAATTAATGATTCCGCAGTCTCCGCCACTTCGACAGCGATCCTCCAGAAAGGCAGCCTGTTGACCCCCGGGGTCGGCGTGCTCCCCTTTACCATTCCCAAATCGGAATGGGACAACACCAAACTGGGGGATGTCTGGAGTATTTATGGCGACGGGCGACTGGAAGATAATATCGGAGCGACCATCCCCGGGAACTGGGGGACGCTGGATATTGGCGGGAGTCTGAACAGTACCGAGGATATGCGGGATCAGATTCTCAACGGGTTAAGGCAGTTCGACCTGGATGCCCTGCACGAACAGGGGCGAATTCCTTCCAATGAATATATCGACAGCAGGGTTCCGCTCAACATGAGCGGGGACCCCGGTCTTTCTTCCGGTCTGAAACTGGCAGTTCAGGCCATCGAGGGACAAAAGCGTCTGATCCCCATCTATGATTCAGCCGTCGGCGACGGCAGTCATGTGGATTTCCATGTCGTTGGCTGGGCGGTCTGTGAAGTCATCGATTCGCACTGGGGGGGAGATAAAAATACTTATCTGCGTATTAAAAAGTCGTATACTTACGATGCTTTGCTCAGGCCCCAGACCGACTTGAGCATCACCACCGACCTCGTAGAAGGGGCTTTCGCTGCGCCAGCCATGGTCGAATAA